One part of the Parabacteroides distasonis ATCC 8503 genome encodes these proteins:
- a CDS encoding helix-turn-helix domain-containing protein, whose translation MMNTDNRLLTRESSEHIREFFSTVERLSVSMERLFAGRSPAMAGENFYTDRELAEKLKVSRRSLQQYRDSGLLAFTRLGGKILYRSSDIEKLLDSCYREARTRPEEL comes from the coding sequence GTGATGAATACCGATAACCGTCTGCTCACCCGTGAGAGCAGCGAGCATATAAGAGAATTCTTCTCCACCGTCGAACGTCTCTCCGTTTCCATGGAGCGTCTCTTTGCCGGCAGGTCACCGGCGATGGCGGGCGAGAACTTCTATACGGACCGCGAACTGGCTGAAAAGCTGAAAGTGAGCCGCCGCAGCCTGCAACAGTACCGTGACAGCGGCCTGCTTGCCTTCACCCGGCTGGGCGGCAAGATACTGTACCGTTCTTCCGATATCGAGAAGCTGCTTGACAGTTGCTACAGGGAGGCGAGAACCAGGCCGGAGGAACTTTAG
- a CDS encoding ATP-binding protein: MKIKDIEDINFLIDNSVEESTELEYKRSFAKSNKDWKKELAKDVSAMANSNGGIIVYGLKEKEISKGHSVPEDISPIPTSEMTKDQLSQLLSSNIQPIIDGIEISYIPYNEENGFYIVSVPQSNTAHQNKLSHMYHKRRNATVDAMEDYEIRDVMNRSKTPIIDLDFEIIKTTVKVITKDYSSLLKLGKLENISTRIDYSLKIRPVNNGQILAKYVNYFVYLPSFILSDEEESDSESDYSEIFDDNTVRDVVGIDGFRKQYGPARYDPILPGICGCSRTVSLSIEEDMDFEKLPSIRYETHADNAPIRKGAIKWKEIRVINKYDKEVHDPMAPPSLY; encoded by the coding sequence ATGAAGATTAAAGATATAGAGGATATAAATTTTCTTATTGATAATTCTGTAGAAGAATCTACTGAATTAGAATATAAACGCTCATTCGCAAAGTCAAATAAAGATTGGAAAAAAGAACTGGCGAAGGATGTTAGTGCGATGGCAAATTCAAATGGCGGAATAATTGTGTATGGGTTAAAAGAAAAAGAAATATCAAAAGGACATTCCGTTCCTGAAGATATTTCACCAATACCAACATCAGAGATGACAAAAGACCAATTGTCGCAACTTTTATCTTCAAATATTCAGCCAATTATTGATGGCATAGAGATTTCCTATATTCCATACAACGAAGAAAATGGTTTTTACATTGTATCTGTTCCTCAAAGTAACACAGCTCACCAAAACAAATTATCTCATATGTATCATAAACGGAGAAATGCTACCGTTGATGCAATGGAGGACTATGAAATTAGGGATGTAATGAACAGAAGTAAAACTCCTATTATAGACTTGGACTTTGAGATAATAAAGACAACAGTAAAAGTTATTACAAAGGATTATTCTTCTCTGTTAAAGTTAGGAAAATTAGAAAATATAAGTACAAGAATTGACTATAGTCTAAAAATTAGGCCAGTAAACAACGGTCAAATATTAGCTAAATATGTCAACTATTTTGTGTATCTGCCATCATTTATATTATCGGATGAAGAAGAAAGCGATAGTGAGAGTGATTACAGTGAAATTTTTGATGATAATACAGTACGGGATGTTGTTGGAATTGATGGGTTTAGGAAACAATATGGTCCAGCTCGTTATGACCCTATATTACCAGGAATATGTGGATGTTCTAGAACTGTCAGTTTAAGCATTGAAGAAGATATGGACTTTGAAAAATTACCATCAATAAGATATGAAACACATGCAGATAATGCCCCTATACGAAAGGGGGCTATTAAGTGGAAAGAGATTAGGGTTATAAATAAGTATGATAAAGAAGTTCATGACCCAATGGCACCGCCATCACTATACTAG
- a CDS encoding sigma-70 family RNA polymerase sigma factor has product MADKSAEKERLFNEWFTKSYDRLRGTLRRYGMLDEDNFHDTYLFVRRQVLVPGKDITDYDAYFIGCYKKAALVKIKRENRYAHPEDDFFLRCGEEAKFLSEDDLNGCERLVRDILRFVRQKFSYEEYRMFMLRFYEAQFSFKALAECMGISASAISQKVCRIVDAVRTHSGFAWRSQMLAVESFMY; this is encoded by the coding sequence ATGGCAGACAAGAGCGCAGAAAAGGAAAGACTGTTCAACGAGTGGTTCACAAAATCCTATGACAGGTTGAGAGGAACGTTACGCCGGTACGGAATGCTGGACGAGGACAATTTCCATGACACCTACCTTTTCGTAAGAAGGCAGGTGCTGGTTCCCGGAAAGGACATAACGGACTATGACGCGTATTTCATCGGATGCTACAAAAAGGCGGCCCTGGTAAAGATTAAAAGGGAGAACCGGTATGCACACCCTGAAGATGATTTCTTCCTCCGATGTGGCGAGGAGGCAAAATTCCTTTCCGAGGACGACCTGAACGGGTGCGAGCGGCTGGTGAGAGACATACTGCGTTTCGTAAGGCAGAAGTTCTCCTACGAGGAATACCGGATGTTCATGCTCAGGTTCTATGAAGCGCAGTTCTCGTTCAAGGCGCTGGCGGAATGCATGGGTATCTCGGCATCGGCCATATCGCAGAAAGTATGCAGAATAGTGGACGCAGTACGTACCCACAGCGGTTTCGCATGGAGAAGTCAGATGCTGGCGGTGGAAAGCTTCATGTATTGA
- a CDS encoding adenine-specific methyltransferase EcoRI family protein — translation MARNATNGLLQKAKKSKSDEFYTQLCDIERELQYYQGQFEDKIVYCNCDDPRVSNFFKYFAANFHNLGLKKLIASCYIESDNSIFNEQNFKTGFYCEYFGKSNQNIEIINFKGNGDFRSAESIELLKQSDIVVTNPPFSLFREFVSQIIKYNKKFLVIGNVNAITYKDIFELIQRNKAWLGVNLGRGISGFIVPDHYERYGTEVSVNSDGQTIIATNGCLWLTNLELSQRHKDIVLTKEYKGNEDKYPHFDNCDGINVNRTQDIPKDYHGLMGVPITFLHKYNPEQFKIVRFRKGDDGKDLRINGKCPYFRILVKNKKIDA, via the coding sequence ATGGCGAGAAATGCGACAAATGGTTTATTACAAAAGGCTAAGAAATCTAAAAGTGATGAGTTCTATACGCAACTTTGTGATATAGAACGGGAACTCCAGTATTACCAAGGTCAATTTGAAGATAAAATTGTATATTGTAATTGCGACGACCCTAGGGTTAGTAATTTTTTTAAATATTTTGCAGCAAATTTCCATAACCTAGGATTAAAGAAACTAATTGCATCCTGTTACATAGAATCCGACAATAGTATATTTAATGAACAGAATTTTAAAACAGGATTCTATTGTGAGTATTTTGGCAAGAGTAATCAAAATATTGAGATTATAAATTTTAAAGGTAATGGTGACTTTAGAAGTGCTGAAAGTATTGAATTACTAAAACAATCTGATATTGTTGTCACTAATCCACCATTTTCATTATTCAGAGAATTTGTCTCTCAAATAATTAAATACAATAAAAAGTTTTTAGTAATTGGAAATGTTAATGCCATTACATATAAAGATATATTTGAGTTAATCCAAAGGAATAAAGCTTGGTTAGGTGTAAATCTAGGCAGAGGGATTTCCGGTTTTATTGTTCCTGACCATTATGAGCGTTATGGCACAGAAGTAAGTGTTAATAGTGATGGACAAACAATAATTGCAACTAACGGTTGTCTGTGGTTGACAAATTTAGAATTGTCACAACGCCATAAAGATATTGTATTGACAAAAGAATATAAAGGAAATGAGGACAAGTATCCACATTTTGATAATTGCGATGGTATAAATGTTAATAGAACGCAAGATATACCTAAGGATTATCATGGCTTAATGGGGGTGCCTATAACTTTTCTACACAAATATAATCCTGAACAGTTCAAAATTGTAAGATTTCGAAAAGGGGATGATGGCAAAGATTTGCGGATAAATGGCAAATGTCCTTATTTCAGAATACTCGTTAAAAACAAAAAGATTGATGCATAA
- a CDS encoding IS982 family transposase: protein MFPESKVTEIYCMADDFCKEFTLQQEKYMIKDMKTMHRNNPNRMSDAEIMVILILFHSGGFRCFKHYYKEYVCKHLKHLFPRQVSYNRFVELEKEVLLPMTIFIKRVLLGTCTGISFVASTPLCVCRNQRILIHKTFEGLAERGRCSMGWFFGFKLHLIINDKGELLNFMFTPGNVDDREPLKQGKFLENIKGKLCADKGYIGQALFENLFLNGIQLVTKVKNNMRNSLMSIADKILLRKRALIETVNDELKNIAQIEHSRHRSFSNFIANSLSAIAAYCFFEKKPAIDVKFVNDGQLAIF from the coding sequence ATGTTTCCAGAGTCTAAAGTTACAGAGATTTATTGTATGGCTGATGATTTTTGCAAGGAATTTACATTGCAACAGGAAAAATATATGATTAAGGATATGAAGACCATGCATCGTAACAACCCCAACCGTATGAGTGATGCAGAGATTATGGTTATTCTAATCCTGTTTCACTCCGGTGGTTTCCGTTGTTTCAAGCATTACTACAAGGAGTATGTCTGTAAACATCTGAAACACCTTTTTCCTCGTCAGGTTTCTTATAACCGTTTTGTGGAACTGGAGAAGGAGGTATTGCTTCCCATGACCATATTCATCAAAAGAGTACTGCTGGGAACTTGTACCGGCATCAGTTTCGTTGCTTCCACTCCCTTATGTGTATGTCGTAATCAAAGAATCTTGATTCATAAGACATTTGAAGGGCTTGCCGAGCGTGGAAGATGTTCTATGGGATGGTTCTTCGGATTCAAGCTGCATCTGATAATCAATGACAAAGGAGAGCTCCTCAATTTCATGTTCACGCCTGGAAACGTGGATGACCGGGAACCGTTGAAACAGGGTAAGTTTCTGGAAAACATCAAAGGAAAACTATGTGCAGACAAGGGATATATAGGTCAGGCTCTGTTTGAAAACCTTTTCCTTAATGGCATACAGCTTGTTACTAAAGTTAAAAATAATATGAGGAACTCACTGATGAGTATTGCCGACAAGATTTTGCTAAGAAAAAGAGCCTTGATTGAAACGGTCAATGACGAACTGAAGAACATCGCACAGATTGAACACTCAAGACATCGTTCATTCAGTAACTTTATAGCCAACTCCTTGTCGGCTATCGCAGCATACTGCTTTTTTGAAAAGAAGCCCGCCATTGACGTAAAGTTTGTCAATGACGGACAACTTGCTATTTTTTGA
- a CDS encoding helix-turn-helix domain-containing protein, whose amino-acid sequence MEIVNIEARTFEAMLSAFRTFADRLDTLCRLYGDMEEKKWLDNQEVCLLLKVSPRTLQTLRDNGTLAYTQICHKTYYKPEDVESIIRIVEERRKRAESMGKSI is encoded by the coding sequence ATGGAAATAGTAAACATTGAAGCAAGGACCTTCGAGGCGATGCTCTCGGCCTTCCGGACGTTCGCGGACCGGCTGGACACCCTCTGCCGGCTGTACGGTGACATGGAAGAGAAGAAATGGCTGGACAACCAGGAGGTGTGCCTGCTGCTGAAGGTCAGCCCGAGAACCCTGCAGACCCTGCGTGACAACGGCACGCTGGCATATACACAGATCTGCCACAAGACTTATTACAAGCCCGAGGACGTGGAAAGCATCATCCGGATAGTGGAGGAGCGCCGCAAGCGGGCTGAAAGCATGGGAAAATCAATTTGA